A stretch of DNA from Acidobacteriota bacterium:
GTGGAACGGCTGAAGAAAATCGACGCCTTGAGAGAATACCTGGCAAGCAAGAGCGAAGAACTGAAGAAGCACAACGAGAAATACGGCATCGACACCTCGATCAAGGTCAACGGACGCCGCATGACCAACCTGGGCACTTTCCGCGCCTATCTGGGCGAATTCCTCAAGCGCAATCCCTACGTGCATGAAGGCATGACCATGCTGGTGCGCCACCTGGCGCCCACCGCCCAGGGACTGCCCGTCGAGATCTACTGCTTCAGCAACGACCAAGCCTGGGCCAACTACGAGAACATCCAGGCCGACATCTTCGATCACATTCTGGCCGTGATTCCCGAGTTCGGGCTGAGGGTGTTTCAGGAGCCCACGGGGGCTGATTTTCGGGTGCTGAATCAGCACCCAGGGAATGGGGAAGAGGCGTGACCCTCGCTGAAGCTACGGAGGGTTAGCTTAGCCGGCAGCCCGGCTAAGCTTCGGCTAAGCTAAGGCGTCGAGACGGCTTCGGCGGCTTTGATCAGCCCCAGATGGCTGAAGAGCTCGGGGACGCTCATTTCCAGCCCCACGATGAAGTCGCCGAATTCGGCGTAGACGGCGCTGACTTCGTCGTAGCGCATCTCGTAGACGATCTGCTTGAAATAGACGGGATCGTCGGCAAAGAGCGTGACGCCCCATTCCCACTCGTCCAGGCCCACCGAGCCGGTCACCAACTGCTTGACCTTGCCGGCATACTTGCGTCCCGTCACCATGTGGCCGCCCATCAGTTGCTTGCGGCGGTCGAAGTCCAGCGAGTACCAGTTCTGCTCAGGCTCGCGGCGCTTGTTCATGGGATAGAAGCTCATCACCCGGTGAGGAGGAAGCCGGGGATAAAGACGCTCGTCGGTGTAGGCCTTCATGCGGGCCTTATAAGCCTCCATCTTCTCCTTGTACTCGGGCGAATCCGGCTCCAGCCCCTCCTTCTCGCGCAGGTGCTTGCCGTAGTCCTTGTCGCTGGACACGTACTCGGAGATTTCGCTCATGGAGGTGAAGGAATAGACGGGAAGCAGCATGCCCGGCGGCAGAGCCGACAGGAGCTGATTCTCGACCCGGTTGAGGTGCTGCAGGTCGGGATCGACCAGCATCACGCCCACATCGGCCTTGTGTCCCCAAACCGAATAGGCGTGGGCCTGGCAGTCGGAGGAGCGGCGGAACTCCTCCAGCACCTCTTCAAATCGGCTTACGGCCGCCTCTTTCTCGGACTCCTCCAGCAACTCGCTCCACATCATGCGGTCGATGCTGTAGAAAAGATGGAGGACAAACCAACCTTCGTGGGATCGCAACTCTCGGCTCATAGGGCAAATATAGACTTTTGTGGATTTCGGCTCAAGCCGGCGGACGCTTTTCGCGGACCCCGCTTGTGAGTTGGGCGTTAGCCCTCGGGAGTTGGGCGGCAGGCCCTCTAGTCCCCAGCCTGGGGCCGTGCGGCTCGACCCAGCGAGAGGATGTTGGCCCACAGCCGGTAGGCTCCAGGGACGCCGGCCGGCAACTGGCGAAAGAAGGCCAGGCCCACG
This window harbors:
- the hemQ gene encoding hydrogen peroxide-dependent heme synthase, whose protein sequence is MRSHEGWFVLHLFYSIDRMMWSELLEESEKEAAVSRFEEVLEEFRRSSDCQAHAYSVWGHKADVGVMLVDPDLQHLNRVENQLLSALPPGMLLPVYSFTSMSEISEYVSSDKDYGKHLREKEGLEPDSPEYKEKMEAYKARMKAYTDERLYPRLPPHRVMSFYPMNKRREPEQNWYSLDFDRRKQLMGGHMVTGRKYAGKVKQLVTGSVGLDEWEWGVTLFADDPVYFKQIVYEMRYDEVSAVYAEFGDFIVGLEMSVPELFSHLGLIKAAEAVSTP